The Engystomops pustulosus chromosome 9, aEngPut4.maternal, whole genome shotgun sequence genome includes a window with the following:
- the ODF2 gene encoding outer dense fiber protein 2 isoform X3 yields MAPPMKTFPRKTMKTRSPSPPLHVDESTPVHVHIKKGPKVSSKVQKGTKSKMKTDVGNLRRSAKVKTRVPWIPPGKASMRDTGFKWEGLTHRLEITPPDMEKMMSALRMSDLSTDEEEYMRSKINSYEKKIDSLMCEVGTLKNEVDQKKRDHSLERYEERLTASKRALTARNEELNEVSLELAETENENTRLRRSIDRIKEEADLSLREKHQLQQEKSHLLSKLVETEMDGAEAARQVDQLRETINQMRHEKRMTSTDFNLLTRQKEILLEKLNTFEETNRALRTLLREQHCRETETHRLLEQKELLLKKLSDADTERAHLQLRLHEKDKELEDLRIQLKTEKDLCRTSTEFTKSLEATRAHLQGQLRNREADNNRLSVQLRNMEHNEVRHKEELDLLTSQLHDLRQKLESDKEGLKKSARAQKHRAEKSEETLQLLNSQLLAKEAELSSALSSIDSLKSRCTMLTKERGQAESEVVLLNDRISHLLEEKQRAEDKARSERESIMERLHQQTAENSSLRLEHEKLKTHFIVVEEKLTLAHSEVQQLKSSLRQYEGLVDTYKDQMKKTRQEADQMSLQLERCDLENKTLKEDMNVELDTMEQQGDKMESTRDRYQSAMEENKLLALKLEELERRLDDAGAQNRELLQVVAKREETIHQNQLRLEEKSRDCASLSRQLEAAIEDSRRQVEQTRERASSKERTTQSKILDLETQLSRTKTELNQFRRSKEDAERRFQSRLQDLKDRLEQSESTNRSMQTYVQFLKSSYANVFGEATLSSSPIRPRTPL; encoded by the exons ACATAAAGAAGGGGCCCAAAGTCTCCTCCAAagtacag AAGGGGACAAAGAGTAAAATGAAGACTGACGTGGGAAACTTACGACGAAGTGCCAAGGTAAAGACCAGAGTCCCCTGGATCCCCCCAGGAAAGGCTTCTATGCGGGACACAGGCTTCAAATGGGAG GGTTTGACCCATCGCTTGGAGATCACCCCGCCAGACATGGAGAAGATGATGTCCGCGCTGCGTATGAGCGACCTCTCCACCGATGAAGAGGAGTACATGCGCAGCAAGATCAACTCCTACGAAAAGAAGATTGACAGCCTGATGTGTGAGGTCGGGACCCTGAAGAACGAG GTGGATCAGAAGAAAAGAGACCACTCCCTGGAGAGATACGAAGAGCGACTGACCGCGTCCAAGCGTGCGCTGACCGCCAGGAACGAGGAGCTGAACGAGGTGTCGCTGGAGCTGGCCGAGACCGAGAACGAGAACACCCGTCTGAGGAGGAGCATCGACCGCATCAAAGAGGAGGCCGACCTCAGTCT GCGGGAGAAGCATCAGCTGCAGCAGGAGAAGTCCCATCTTCTATCAAAACTAGTGGAAACCGAGATGGACGGCGCCGAAGCAGCAAGACAGGTGGATCAGTTACGGGAAACCATAAATCAGATGAGACAT GAGAAGAGAATGACAAGTACGGACTTCAACCTTCTCACCCGGCAGAAGGAAATCCTGCTGGAAAAGCTGAACACATTCGAGGAGACCAACAGGGCGCTGAGGACTCTGCTGCGAGAGCAACACTGCCGAGAG ACAGAGACCCATCGGCTgctggagcagaaggagctgctgctgaagaagcTGTCAGATGCCGACACCGAGAGAGCG CATCTCCAGCTCCGACTTCATGAAAAAGACAAGGAACTTGAAGATCTCCGGATTCAGCTGAAGACAGAGAAG GATCTATGTAGGACATCAACCGAATTTACAAAGTCTCTAGAAGCCACTCGGGCTCACCTCCAGGGGCAGCTGAGGAACCGGGAGGCCGACAATAATCGACTTTCTGTCCAGCTGAGg AACATGGAGCACAATGAGGTCCGACATAAAGAAGAACTggacctgctgacatcacagctACATGATCTTAGGCAGAAACTGGAATCGGACAAGGAAGGTCTGAAGAAATCGGCCCGTGCCCAGAAGCATCGGGCAGAGAAAAGTGAGGAGACCCTGCAGCTGCTCAATAGTCAGCTCCTGGCAAAA GAGGCTGAGCTTTCTTCTGCGCTCTCAAGTATTGACTCTCTGAAGAGCCGCTGCACCATGCTGACCAAAGAGAGGGGTCAGGCGGAGTCAGAGGTCGTCCTGCTCAATGA TCGGATCAGCCACCTGCTAGAAGAGAAGCAGCGCGCAGAGGACAAGGCTCGCTCCGAACGGGAATCTATAATGGAGAGACTACACCAGCAGACGGCAGAGAACAGCAGCCTCCGCCTGGAGCACGAGAAGCTGAAG ACACATTTTATAGTGGTGGAGGAGAAGCTGACGCTGGCTCACAGCGAGGTGCAGCAGCTCAAGAGTTCTCTGCGCCAGTACGAGGGGCTTGTAGACACCTACAAAGACCAG ATGAAGAAAACCCGGCAGGAAGCCGATCAGATGAGCCTACAGCTGGAGAGATGTGACCTGGAGAATAAGACACTGAAGGAGGACATGAATGTAGAGCTTGATACG ATGGAGCAGCAGGGAGACAAGATGGAGTCCACCAGAGACCGCTATCAGTCTGCAATGGAAGAGAATAAACTTCTGGCTCTGAAATTAGAGGAATTAGAAAG GAGACTAGATGACGCCGGAGCTCAGAACCGAGAACTTCTCCAAGTTGTAGCCAAACGAGAAGAGACAATCCATCAGAACCAGCTGCGtctggaggagaagagccgggatTGTGCTTCCCTGTCTCGCCAGCTGGAGGCGGCCATTGAGGACTCCCGTAGACAG gtggaGCAGACCAGGGAGAGGGCCTCCTCTAAGGAGAGGACAACACAATCCAAAATCCTGGATCTGGAGACACAGCTGAGCAGGACCAAGACTGAATTAAACCAATTTCGCCGCAGCAAAGAAGAT GCTGAGCGGCGGTTTCAGAGTCGCCTGCAGGATCTAAAAGACCGTCTGGAGCAATCCGAGAGCACCAACCGCAGCATGCAGACCTACGTCCAGTTCCTGAAATCCTCATACGCCAATGTTTTTGGGGAGGCCACTTTATCCAGCTCCCCAATCCGTCCCCGAACCCCTCTGTGA
- the ODF2 gene encoding outer dense fiber protein 2 isoform X1, producing the protein MAPPMKTFPRKTMKTRSPSPPLHVDESTPVHVHIKKGPKVSSKVQKGTKSKMKTDVGNLRRSAKVKTRVPWIPPGKASMRDTGFKWEGLTHRLEITPPDMEKMMSALRMSDLSTDEEEYMRSKINSYEKKIDSLMCEVGTLKNEVDQKKRDHSLERYEERLTASKRALTARNEELNEVSLELAETENENTRLRRSIDRIKEEADLSLREKHQLQQEKSHLLSKLVETEMDGAEAARQVDQLRETINQMRHEKRMTSTDFNLLTRQKEILLEKLNTFEETNRALRTLLREQHCRETETHRLLEQKELLLKKLSDADTERAHLQLRLHEKDKELEDLRIQLKTEKDLCRTSTEFTKSLEATRAHLQGQLRNREADNNRLSVQLRNMEHNEVRHKEELDLLTSQLHDLRQKLESDKEGLKKSARAQKHRAEKSEETLQLLNSQLLAKEAELSSALSSIDSLKSRCTMLTKERGQAESEVVLLNDRISHLLEEKQRAEDKARSERESIMERLHQQTAENSSLRLEHEKLKTHFIVVEEKLTLAHSEVQQLKSSLRQYEGLVDTYKDQMKKTRQEADQMSLQLERCDLENKTLKEDMNVELDTIHRKFQSRLEELEKLPEMLKMTELKLQECQEQLQGYELKNSELSSIISDLRVRMEQQGDKMESTRDRYQSAMEENKLLALKLEELERRLDDAGAQNRELLQVVAKREETIHQNQLRLEEKSRDCASLSRQLEAAIEDSRRQVEQTRERASSKERTTQSKILDLETQLSRTKTELNQFRRSKEDAERRFQSRLQDLKDRLEQSESTNRSMQTYVQFLKSSYANVFGEATLSSSPIRPRTPL; encoded by the exons ACATAAAGAAGGGGCCCAAAGTCTCCTCCAAagtacag AAGGGGACAAAGAGTAAAATGAAGACTGACGTGGGAAACTTACGACGAAGTGCCAAGGTAAAGACCAGAGTCCCCTGGATCCCCCCAGGAAAGGCTTCTATGCGGGACACAGGCTTCAAATGGGAG GGTTTGACCCATCGCTTGGAGATCACCCCGCCAGACATGGAGAAGATGATGTCCGCGCTGCGTATGAGCGACCTCTCCACCGATGAAGAGGAGTACATGCGCAGCAAGATCAACTCCTACGAAAAGAAGATTGACAGCCTGATGTGTGAGGTCGGGACCCTGAAGAACGAG GTGGATCAGAAGAAAAGAGACCACTCCCTGGAGAGATACGAAGAGCGACTGACCGCGTCCAAGCGTGCGCTGACCGCCAGGAACGAGGAGCTGAACGAGGTGTCGCTGGAGCTGGCCGAGACCGAGAACGAGAACACCCGTCTGAGGAGGAGCATCGACCGCATCAAAGAGGAGGCCGACCTCAGTCT GCGGGAGAAGCATCAGCTGCAGCAGGAGAAGTCCCATCTTCTATCAAAACTAGTGGAAACCGAGATGGACGGCGCCGAAGCAGCAAGACAGGTGGATCAGTTACGGGAAACCATAAATCAGATGAGACAT GAGAAGAGAATGACAAGTACGGACTTCAACCTTCTCACCCGGCAGAAGGAAATCCTGCTGGAAAAGCTGAACACATTCGAGGAGACCAACAGGGCGCTGAGGACTCTGCTGCGAGAGCAACACTGCCGAGAG ACAGAGACCCATCGGCTgctggagcagaaggagctgctgctgaagaagcTGTCAGATGCCGACACCGAGAGAGCG CATCTCCAGCTCCGACTTCATGAAAAAGACAAGGAACTTGAAGATCTCCGGATTCAGCTGAAGACAGAGAAG GATCTATGTAGGACATCAACCGAATTTACAAAGTCTCTAGAAGCCACTCGGGCTCACCTCCAGGGGCAGCTGAGGAACCGGGAGGCCGACAATAATCGACTTTCTGTCCAGCTGAGg AACATGGAGCACAATGAGGTCCGACATAAAGAAGAACTggacctgctgacatcacagctACATGATCTTAGGCAGAAACTGGAATCGGACAAGGAAGGTCTGAAGAAATCGGCCCGTGCCCAGAAGCATCGGGCAGAGAAAAGTGAGGAGACCCTGCAGCTGCTCAATAGTCAGCTCCTGGCAAAA GAGGCTGAGCTTTCTTCTGCGCTCTCAAGTATTGACTCTCTGAAGAGCCGCTGCACCATGCTGACCAAAGAGAGGGGTCAGGCGGAGTCAGAGGTCGTCCTGCTCAATGA TCGGATCAGCCACCTGCTAGAAGAGAAGCAGCGCGCAGAGGACAAGGCTCGCTCCGAACGGGAATCTATAATGGAGAGACTACACCAGCAGACGGCAGAGAACAGCAGCCTCCGCCTGGAGCACGAGAAGCTGAAG ACACATTTTATAGTGGTGGAGGAGAAGCTGACGCTGGCTCACAGCGAGGTGCAGCAGCTCAAGAGTTCTCTGCGCCAGTACGAGGGGCTTGTAGACACCTACAAAGACCAG ATGAAGAAAACCCGGCAGGAAGCCGATCAGATGAGCCTACAGCTGGAGAGATGTGACCTGGAGAATAAGACACTGAAGGAGGACATGAATGTAGAGCTTGATACG ATCCATCGGAAATTTCAGAGTCGTCTGGAAGAACTAGAGAAGTTACCAGAGATGCTGAAAATGACGGAGCTGAAGCTGCAGGAGTGTCAGGAGCAGCTGCAGGGATATGAGCTGAAGAACTCTGAGCTTTCCTCCATCATCTCTGATTTACGTGTTCGG ATGGAGCAGCAGGGAGACAAGATGGAGTCCACCAGAGACCGCTATCAGTCTGCAATGGAAGAGAATAAACTTCTGGCTCTGAAATTAGAGGAATTAGAAAG GAGACTAGATGACGCCGGAGCTCAGAACCGAGAACTTCTCCAAGTTGTAGCCAAACGAGAAGAGACAATCCATCAGAACCAGCTGCGtctggaggagaagagccgggatTGTGCTTCCCTGTCTCGCCAGCTGGAGGCGGCCATTGAGGACTCCCGTAGACAG gtggaGCAGACCAGGGAGAGGGCCTCCTCTAAGGAGAGGACAACACAATCCAAAATCCTGGATCTGGAGACACAGCTGAGCAGGACCAAGACTGAATTAAACCAATTTCGCCGCAGCAAAGAAGAT GCTGAGCGGCGGTTTCAGAGTCGCCTGCAGGATCTAAAAGACCGTCTGGAGCAATCCGAGAGCACCAACCGCAGCATGCAGACCTACGTCCAGTTCCTGAAATCCTCATACGCCAATGTTTTTGGGGAGGCCACTTTATCCAGCTCCCCAATCCGTCCCCGAACCCCTCTGTGA
- the ODF2 gene encoding outer dense fiber protein 2 isoform X2, translating to MKTRSPSPPLHVDESTPVHVHIKKGPKVSSKVQKGTKSKMKTDVGNLRRSAKVKTRVPWIPPGKASMRDTGFKWEGLTHRLEITPPDMEKMMSALRMSDLSTDEEEYMRSKINSYEKKIDSLMCEVGTLKNEVDQKKRDHSLERYEERLTASKRALTARNEELNEVSLELAETENENTRLRRSIDRIKEEADLSLREKHQLQQEKSHLLSKLVETEMDGAEAARQVDQLRETINQMRHEKRMTSTDFNLLTRQKEILLEKLNTFEETNRALRTLLREQHCRETETHRLLEQKELLLKKLSDADTERAHLQLRLHEKDKELEDLRIQLKTEKDLCRTSTEFTKSLEATRAHLQGQLRNREADNNRLSVQLRNMEHNEVRHKEELDLLTSQLHDLRQKLESDKEGLKKSARAQKHRAEKSEETLQLLNSQLLAKEAELSSALSSIDSLKSRCTMLTKERGQAESEVVLLNDRISHLLEEKQRAEDKARSERESIMERLHQQTAENSSLRLEHEKLKTHFIVVEEKLTLAHSEVQQLKSSLRQYEGLVDTYKDQMKKTRQEADQMSLQLERCDLENKTLKEDMNVELDTIHRKFQSRLEELEKLPEMLKMTELKLQECQEQLQGYELKNSELSSIISDLRVRMEQQGDKMESTRDRYQSAMEENKLLALKLEELERRLDDAGAQNRELLQVVAKREETIHQNQLRLEEKSRDCASLSRQLEAAIEDSRRQVEQTRERASSKERTTQSKILDLETQLSRTKTELNQFRRSKEDAERRFQSRLQDLKDRLEQSESTNRSMQTYVQFLKSSYANVFGEATLSSSPIRPRTPL from the exons ACATAAAGAAGGGGCCCAAAGTCTCCTCCAAagtacag AAGGGGACAAAGAGTAAAATGAAGACTGACGTGGGAAACTTACGACGAAGTGCCAAGGTAAAGACCAGAGTCCCCTGGATCCCCCCAGGAAAGGCTTCTATGCGGGACACAGGCTTCAAATGGGAG GGTTTGACCCATCGCTTGGAGATCACCCCGCCAGACATGGAGAAGATGATGTCCGCGCTGCGTATGAGCGACCTCTCCACCGATGAAGAGGAGTACATGCGCAGCAAGATCAACTCCTACGAAAAGAAGATTGACAGCCTGATGTGTGAGGTCGGGACCCTGAAGAACGAG GTGGATCAGAAGAAAAGAGACCACTCCCTGGAGAGATACGAAGAGCGACTGACCGCGTCCAAGCGTGCGCTGACCGCCAGGAACGAGGAGCTGAACGAGGTGTCGCTGGAGCTGGCCGAGACCGAGAACGAGAACACCCGTCTGAGGAGGAGCATCGACCGCATCAAAGAGGAGGCCGACCTCAGTCT GCGGGAGAAGCATCAGCTGCAGCAGGAGAAGTCCCATCTTCTATCAAAACTAGTGGAAACCGAGATGGACGGCGCCGAAGCAGCAAGACAGGTGGATCAGTTACGGGAAACCATAAATCAGATGAGACAT GAGAAGAGAATGACAAGTACGGACTTCAACCTTCTCACCCGGCAGAAGGAAATCCTGCTGGAAAAGCTGAACACATTCGAGGAGACCAACAGGGCGCTGAGGACTCTGCTGCGAGAGCAACACTGCCGAGAG ACAGAGACCCATCGGCTgctggagcagaaggagctgctgctgaagaagcTGTCAGATGCCGACACCGAGAGAGCG CATCTCCAGCTCCGACTTCATGAAAAAGACAAGGAACTTGAAGATCTCCGGATTCAGCTGAAGACAGAGAAG GATCTATGTAGGACATCAACCGAATTTACAAAGTCTCTAGAAGCCACTCGGGCTCACCTCCAGGGGCAGCTGAGGAACCGGGAGGCCGACAATAATCGACTTTCTGTCCAGCTGAGg AACATGGAGCACAATGAGGTCCGACATAAAGAAGAACTggacctgctgacatcacagctACATGATCTTAGGCAGAAACTGGAATCGGACAAGGAAGGTCTGAAGAAATCGGCCCGTGCCCAGAAGCATCGGGCAGAGAAAAGTGAGGAGACCCTGCAGCTGCTCAATAGTCAGCTCCTGGCAAAA GAGGCTGAGCTTTCTTCTGCGCTCTCAAGTATTGACTCTCTGAAGAGCCGCTGCACCATGCTGACCAAAGAGAGGGGTCAGGCGGAGTCAGAGGTCGTCCTGCTCAATGA TCGGATCAGCCACCTGCTAGAAGAGAAGCAGCGCGCAGAGGACAAGGCTCGCTCCGAACGGGAATCTATAATGGAGAGACTACACCAGCAGACGGCAGAGAACAGCAGCCTCCGCCTGGAGCACGAGAAGCTGAAG ACACATTTTATAGTGGTGGAGGAGAAGCTGACGCTGGCTCACAGCGAGGTGCAGCAGCTCAAGAGTTCTCTGCGCCAGTACGAGGGGCTTGTAGACACCTACAAAGACCAG ATGAAGAAAACCCGGCAGGAAGCCGATCAGATGAGCCTACAGCTGGAGAGATGTGACCTGGAGAATAAGACACTGAAGGAGGACATGAATGTAGAGCTTGATACG ATCCATCGGAAATTTCAGAGTCGTCTGGAAGAACTAGAGAAGTTACCAGAGATGCTGAAAATGACGGAGCTGAAGCTGCAGGAGTGTCAGGAGCAGCTGCAGGGATATGAGCTGAAGAACTCTGAGCTTTCCTCCATCATCTCTGATTTACGTGTTCGG ATGGAGCAGCAGGGAGACAAGATGGAGTCCACCAGAGACCGCTATCAGTCTGCAATGGAAGAGAATAAACTTCTGGCTCTGAAATTAGAGGAATTAGAAAG GAGACTAGATGACGCCGGAGCTCAGAACCGAGAACTTCTCCAAGTTGTAGCCAAACGAGAAGAGACAATCCATCAGAACCAGCTGCGtctggaggagaagagccgggatTGTGCTTCCCTGTCTCGCCAGCTGGAGGCGGCCATTGAGGACTCCCGTAGACAG gtggaGCAGACCAGGGAGAGGGCCTCCTCTAAGGAGAGGACAACACAATCCAAAATCCTGGATCTGGAGACACAGCTGAGCAGGACCAAGACTGAATTAAACCAATTTCGCCGCAGCAAAGAAGAT GCTGAGCGGCGGTTTCAGAGTCGCCTGCAGGATCTAAAAGACCGTCTGGAGCAATCCGAGAGCACCAACCGCAGCATGCAGACCTACGTCCAGTTCCTGAAATCCTCATACGCCAATGTTTTTGGGGAGGCCACTTTATCCAGCTCCCCAATCCGTCCCCGAACCCCTCTGTGA